In one Henriciella litoralis genomic region, the following are encoded:
- a CDS encoding DUF2093 domain-containing protein produces the protein MSLMLTRTGKPAGEAKLRYLDADLDVIEPGDYVTCAVTGQKIPIAALRYWSVDLQEPYVDAAAAASRMVEGRG, from the coding sequence ATGAGCCTCATGTTGACACGTACCGGAAAACCCGCCGGCGAAGCCAAGCTTCGCTATCTCGACGCTGATCTCGATGTGATCGAGCCTGGCGACTACGTAACTTGCGCCGTGACGGGCCAGAAGATTCCGATCGCTGCCCTTCGCTATTGGAGCGTTGACCTGCAGGAACCCTATGTCGACGCGGCCGCTGCGGCCTCGCGCATGGTTGAAGGCCGCGGCTAA
- a CDS encoding MaoC family dehydratase, producing MRYYEDLVVGTVSHSPRSYQVTREEVIEFAGKYDPQPFHLDDEAAKNTFFGRLSASGWHTAAMTMRMMVETMQAGEPQAGLGSPGVDELKWHKPVYPGDELRVETTLLSKRRMKSRNDMGLTRSQQKVFNQHDELVMSMTGNGLIRLRDPNGTDDE from the coding sequence ATGAGATATTACGAAGACCTTGTCGTCGGCACCGTCAGCCACTCGCCCCGAAGCTATCAGGTCACGCGTGAGGAAGTGATAGAGTTCGCCGGGAAGTATGACCCCCAGCCCTTTCATCTCGATGATGAGGCGGCAAAGAACACTTTCTTTGGTCGCCTCTCTGCCTCTGGCTGGCACACCGCTGCCATGACAATGCGCATGATGGTTGAGACAATGCAGGCTGGCGAACCACAGGCGGGCCTTGGCTCACCGGGCGTCGATGAACTCAAATGGCATAAGCCTGTTTATCCGGGAGATGAGTTGCGCGTTGAAACGACGCTTCTGTCAAAGCGGCGCATGAAAAGCCGGAATGATATGGGCCTGACCCGCTCACAGCAGAAAGTCTTCAATCAGCACGATGAACTCGTCATGAGCATGACGGGAAATGGCCTGATCAGACTGCGCGACCCGAATGGCACAGACGACGAGTAG
- the recA gene encoding recombinase RecA: MAKRGNLQLVDTDSGVDKQKALETALSNIERSFGKGSVMRLGDKKTLDVEAVSTGSLGLDIALGIGGLPKGRIIEIYGPESSGKTTLSLHSVAEAQKNGGVCAFIDAEHALDPAYAAKLGVDLDDLLVSQPDTGEQALEIADTLVRSGAVDLVVVDSVAALTPRAEIEGEMGDSLPGLQARLMSQALRKLTGSISKSKCMVIFINQIRMKIGVMFGSPETTSGGNALKFYASVRLDIRRIGAIKDRDENVGNQTRVKVVKNKVAPPFRQVEFDIMYGEGISKTGELIDLGVKCEVVEKAGSWYSYKEERIGQGREKTRQFLKDNPAIADEIEMEIRTRSGLLSDVMLSEDDSDESDDKAELG, encoded by the coding sequence ATGGCCAAACGCGGCAACCTGCAACTCGTAGACACGGATTCCGGCGTGGATAAGCAAAAAGCACTCGAAACAGCGCTATCGAATATTGAGCGCTCCTTTGGCAAAGGCTCGGTCATGCGGCTGGGCGACAAGAAGACGCTGGACGTCGAAGCGGTTTCGACCGGTTCGCTCGGCCTTGATATCGCGCTTGGCATTGGCGGCCTCCCGAAGGGCCGGATCATTGAGATTTACGGGCCTGAAAGCTCCGGTAAAACAACGCTGTCGCTGCATTCGGTGGCTGAAGCCCAGAAGAATGGCGGCGTCTGTGCCTTTATCGACGCAGAGCACGCGCTTGATCCGGCCTATGCAGCCAAGCTCGGCGTTGATCTTGATGACCTCTTGGTCTCCCAGCCTGATACGGGTGAGCAGGCCCTGGAAATTGCCGATACGCTGGTGCGGTCCGGCGCTGTTGATCTCGTCGTGGTCGATTCGGTCGCGGCTCTGACGCCGCGCGCGGAAATTGAAGGCGAGATGGGCGATTCGCTGCCGGGCCTTCAGGCCCGCCTGATGAGCCAGGCCCTGCGCAAGCTGACCGGCTCGATCTCCAAATCCAAATGTATGGTCATCTTCATCAACCAGATCCGTATGAAGATCGGTGTGATGTTTGGCAGCCCTGAAACAACAAGCGGCGGCAATGCGCTGAAATTCTACGCCTCCGTGCGTCTCGACATTCGCCGCATCGGTGCGATCAAGGATCGTGACGAGAACGTGGGTAACCAGACCCGCGTGAAAGTGGTGAAAAACAAGGTGGCCCCGCCATTCCGGCAGGTCGAGTTTGACATCATGTATGGCGAAGGCATTTCCAAGACCGGTGAACTGATCGATCTTGGCGTGAAGTGCGAAGTCGTTGAGAAAGCCGGCTCCTGGTACTCCTATAAGGAAGAACGCATCGGTCAGGGCCGCGAAAAGACCCGCCAGTTCCTCAAGGACAATCCAGCGATTGCCGATGAGATCGAAATGGAAATCCGGACCCGTTCAGGCCTCCTGTCAGACGTCATGCTGTCTGAAGACGACAGCGATGAAAGCGACGATAAGGCCGAGCTCGGCTAG
- a CDS encoding M23 family metallopeptidase: MFLRDLIVPALVFLTPVLPAAAEPVQLSCGGVAKQGGLLMCTGPAETDIRVAGEDGADARTVRTNDEGHVSIGLTRTEPSPLILTSGAPGVVPISVEIEPRNDVVRVLRGVDCDKVDPRTPEQMAHIEKDWLAKQAAYKIFHEGPGASQGFQRPTDGRMTSPFGPERKYLGVDKNGEPCESSSFHRGYDMAAPVGTPIKAPAPGIVMMAEPDMYFEGGAVFLDHGDGLVSIFMHMSEIGVSVGDEIKTGEIVGLSGNTGRTTGPHLHWAVQWRNQATSERDGDFFIDPALLLELAPEQQTAP; encoded by the coding sequence ATGTTCCTGCGCGACCTCATCGTCCCTGCTCTTGTTTTCCTGACGCCAGTCTTGCCTGCGGCGGCTGAGCCTGTGCAGCTAAGCTGTGGGGGCGTGGCAAAACAGGGTGGGCTGCTGATGTGTACCGGCCCGGCCGAGACTGACATTCGGGTGGCAGGCGAAGACGGCGCAGACGCGCGCACCGTGCGCACGAATGATGAGGGCCACGTCTCCATTGGTCTGACGCGCACCGAGCCATCGCCCCTCATCCTGACCTCCGGTGCGCCCGGTGTCGTCCCAATCAGCGTCGAGATCGAACCGCGCAATGATGTCGTGCGCGTCCTGCGCGGCGTCGACTGCGACAAGGTCGACCCGAGAACGCCTGAGCAGATGGCGCACATCGAGAAGGACTGGCTCGCCAAACAGGCCGCTTACAAGATTTTCCATGAGGGGCCGGGGGCATCGCAGGGTTTCCAGCGGCCGACGGACGGCAGGATGACCTCGCCCTTCGGCCCGGAGCGCAAATACCTCGGCGTCGATAAGAACGGAGAGCCTTGCGAAAGCTCCTCCTTCCATCGCGGCTATGACATGGCCGCGCCTGTGGGCACGCCAATCAAGGCGCCGGCGCCGGGCATCGTCATGATGGCCGAACCCGACATGTATTTCGAAGGCGGCGCAGTTTTCCTCGATCATGGCGACGGGCTCGTCTCGATCTTCATGCACATGTCCGAAATCGGCGTGTCCGTCGGCGACGAGATCAAGACTGGCGAAATCGTTGGCCTTTCAGGCAATACGGGCCGCACCACCGGGCCACACCTGCACTGGGCCGTGCAGTGGCGAAATCAGGCAACTTCCGAGCGCGATGGCGACTTTTTCATTGACCCGGCGCTCCTTCTGGAACTCGCGCCAGAGCAGCAGACCGCACCATAA
- a CDS encoding dodecin, producing the protein MATDTFAISKIVGTSKTSIEEAINGALETARKTIRNMDWFEVVSTRGYIDDGKVAYYQVTLEIGFKYEDRAS; encoded by the coding sequence ATGGCCACAGACACATTCGCAATTAGCAAGATCGTCGGCACATCCAAGACATCCATCGAGGAAGCCATCAATGGCGCGCTCGAAACCGCCCGCAAGACCATTCGCAACATGGACTGGTTCGAAGTGGTCTCGACGCGCGGCTATATCGATGATGGCAAGGTCGCCTATTATCAGGTGACCCTCGAAATCGGCTTCAAATACGAAGACCGCGCCAGCTAG
- a CDS encoding quinone oxidoreductase family protein — MSNAYCIQINELGGPEVLTKTDMEPRKPGPGEALVRQSAIGLNFIDTYFRTGLYRAKLPYRPGQEGAGVVEAVGEGVENIKVGDRVAYLGQGTYATHYTGPAARMLKLPDGISEDDAAAVLLKGLTAWMLLFEVYHPKPGETALVWAPVGGVGSMVVPWATSMGVRVIAVTSSEEKADLARKAGASDVVFSNEDVASKVRDLTGGKGVDVSYDSVGKTSAKASLDSLKPRGWYITYGNASGAVEPLSPTELNRRGSLNMTRPGLFHFVADAEGLRRGAAALFGGLRTGTLKAQIGQTFSLTDVADAHRALESGKTTGSTLLRP; from the coding sequence ATGAGCAACGCTTATTGCATTCAGATTAACGAGCTGGGCGGCCCGGAGGTTTTAACCAAGACAGACATGGAGCCGCGCAAGCCCGGACCGGGCGAAGCTCTGGTGCGTCAGAGCGCGATTGGCCTCAATTTTATCGACACATATTTCCGTACCGGGCTCTATCGGGCAAAACTCCCTTACAGGCCTGGACAAGAGGGCGCGGGCGTCGTGGAGGCGGTTGGCGAGGGTGTCGAGAACATCAAAGTTGGAGATCGCGTGGCCTATCTCGGCCAGGGCACATATGCGACGCACTATACCGGTCCGGCCGCACGGATGCTGAAGCTGCCTGACGGCATCAGCGAAGATGATGCGGCTGCGGTGCTGCTGAAAGGCCTGACAGCATGGATGCTCCTCTTCGAGGTGTACCATCCAAAGCCCGGTGAAACCGCGCTCGTCTGGGCGCCGGTTGGCGGCGTCGGCTCGATGGTCGTGCCCTGGGCGACCTCAATGGGAGTTCGCGTGATCGCCGTAACCTCATCTGAGGAAAAAGCTGACCTTGCCCGGAAAGCCGGCGCAAGCGATGTGGTCTTCTCGAATGAGGATGTGGCGAGCAAGGTCAGGGATCTGACCGGTGGCAAGGGTGTGGACGTGTCGTATGACAGTGTTGGCAAGACGTCGGCCAAAGCGTCGCTCGACAGCCTGAAGCCGCGCGGCTGGTACATAACCTATGGGAACGCGTCAGGCGCCGTTGAACCCTTGTCGCCTACCGAACTGAACCGCCGTGGATCGCTCAACATGACCCGGCCTGGTCTTTTTCACTTTGTCGCCGACGCAGAAGGGCTGCGGCGAGGTGCTGCAGCCCTTTTCGGTGGTTTACGTACTGGAACGCTGAAAGCGCAGATCGGCCAGACATTCAGCCTGACCGATGTGGCCGATGCCCATCGCGCGCTGGAAAGCGGCAAGACGACGGGCTCAACGCTGCTTCGGCCCTAG
- the rnhB gene encoding ribonuclease HII → MICGVDEAGRGPWAGPVTAGAVILDPRKPIEGLTDSKKLTEARREALYPEIKSKALTYGIGWASPGEIDTLNIREATFLAMKRAIAIMGVIPDEILVDGNSLPDDLPCKARAIVKGDLTEPAISAASILAKVARDRAMADLEHRYPGYGFFKHKGYGTQAHSEALQQLGPCGCHRTSFAPVRRALETVA, encoded by the coding sequence ATGATCTGCGGCGTTGACGAGGCCGGACGTGGCCCTTGGGCAGGTCCCGTCACGGCAGGTGCTGTCATTCTTGACCCCCGCAAGCCGATTGAAGGCCTCACAGATTCGAAGAAACTGACCGAAGCCCGACGCGAAGCGCTCTACCCGGAAATCAAGTCCAAAGCCCTGACTTACGGCATTGGCTGGGCAAGCCCGGGAGAGATCGACACGCTGAATATCCGCGAAGCTACGTTTCTTGCGATGAAGCGGGCGATCGCGATCATGGGGGTTATCCCGGACGAAATCCTGGTTGACGGCAACAGCCTGCCTGACGACCTGCCCTGCAAAGCGCGGGCAATCGTGAAAGGCGATCTGACCGAACCGGCCATTTCGGCGGCCTCCATCCTCGCCAAGGTCGCAAGGGACCGGGCGATGGCTGACCTCGAGCATCGCTATCCCGGCTATGGCTTCTTCAAACACAAAGGCTATGGCACGCAGGCTCATTCAGAAGCCTTGCAACAGCTAGGGCCCTGCGGCTGCCACCGCACGAGCTTCGCGCCGGTACGCCGGGCGCTTGAAACCGTCGCCTGA